The proteins below come from a single Crossiella sp. CA-258035 genomic window:
- a CDS encoding DUF3072 domain-containing protein, giving the protein MSNTRSTRKGTAVSRTPEKDPGDWTTGDEEMTGPQESYLHTLAQEAGKEVPDELTKAEASQLIDQLQEETGRGR; this is encoded by the coding sequence ATGTCGAACACACGTTCGACGAGGAAGGGAACTGCCGTGAGCCGCACACCGGAGAAGGACCCCGGCGACTGGACGACCGGCGACGAGGAGATGACCGGGCCCCAGGAGTCCTACCTGCACACCCTGGCCCAGGAGGCCGGGAAGGAAGTGCCGGATGAGCTGACCAAGGCCGAGGCCTCGCAGTTGATCGACCAGTTGCAGGAGGAGACCGGGCGGGGCCGCTGA
- a CDS encoding condensation domain-containing protein translates to MPLPGEELGIPFNYIGGDSAYTGGFDNLDLYGAGNRRGGALRAAAARGQALGDRTARLRHPKQDRLAPACPPLLRAHLMRLAPRRHVLLLSLHHAVVDGWSLSVLFGELFRHCAGQPLAPAPSFAAHLNWLARQDRAAATRTWAELLDDAKPTLFAPPLAEDPALLPHQHTLRLSAPRGP, encoded by the coding sequence ATGCCCTTACCCGGAGAGGAGCTGGGCATCCCGTTCAACTACATCGGCGGGGACAGCGCTTACACCGGGGGTTTCGACAACCTCGACCTCTACGGCGCGGGCAACCGGCGGGGCGGTGCGCTTCGAGCCGCCGCGGCCCGAGGGCAAGCGCTCGGCGATCGAACGGCCCGGCTTCGGCACCCTAAACAAGATCGCCTTGCACCGGCCTGCCCACCGCTGCTGCGCGCGCACCTGATGCGCCTGGCCCCGCGACGGCACGTGCTGCTGCTGAGCCTGCACCACGCGGTGGTCGACGGCTGGTCCCTGTCGGTGCTCTTCGGCGAGTTGTTTCGCCACTGCGCGGGCCAGCCGCTGGCGCCTGCCCCAAGTTTCGCCGCCCACCTGAACTGGCTCGCCCGCCAGGACCGCGCCGCCGCCACCCGCACCTGGGCCGAGCTCCTGGACGACGCCAAACCCACCCTGTTCGCCCCACCCCTGGCCGAGGACCCGGCCCTGCTGCCGCACCAGCACACCCTGCGCCTGTCCGCACCGCGTGGGCCCTGA
- a CDS encoding DUF2079 domain-containing protein — protein sequence MFTTAYTLFALGRHAMLRTYGFDLGIFMQAVRSYAEGRLPVSDIRDPGLILFGDHFSPIIALVAPLFRLFPTAETLLVVQAALFGLSVFTVTRVAERLLSPVAGVVIGTSYGLSWGLQTALAFDFHEIAFAVPLIALALAAYLSGRYRGAVAWAAPLVLVKEDLGLTVAVLGLLIATRPGHRGLGLVTAVAGLAAALLTVFVLIPQFSVDGAYRYLGAGGLAPTMEVHRGELFDPRKLELVGLLLAPTLFLALRSPLVLLALPTLAWRLVGRNESYWLPDFHYDAVLMPILFLALLDAVVRLRPAVHRWPQRRWLSTAASAVLLATALVLASRFPLRELLTPGFGAQTAETAAAHRLLDLIPDGVSVATENNLMPQLAGRTRVCPIEPEHRPEWTLAEVGRQDELAADIANARSVRYDGRFMLIQHRL from the coding sequence GTGTTCACCACCGCGTACACCCTGTTCGCACTCGGCAGGCACGCCATGCTGCGGACCTACGGTTTTGACCTCGGCATCTTCATGCAGGCCGTGCGCAGCTACGCGGAGGGCCGGCTCCCGGTCTCCGACATCCGCGATCCCGGCCTCATCCTCTTCGGCGACCACTTCAGCCCCATCATCGCGCTGGTCGCGCCGCTGTTCCGCCTCTTCCCCACCGCGGAGACCCTGCTCGTGGTCCAGGCCGCGCTGTTCGGTCTTTCCGTGTTCACCGTCACCCGGGTCGCCGAGCGGCTGCTGAGCCCGGTCGCCGGAGTGGTCATCGGAACCAGCTACGGGCTGTCCTGGGGCTTGCAGACGGCATTGGCCTTCGACTTCCACGAGATCGCCTTCGCCGTGCCCCTGATCGCCCTGGCCCTGGCCGCCTACCTGTCCGGCCGCTACCGGGGAGCCGTCGCCTGGGCCGCCCCGCTGGTGCTGGTCAAGGAGGACCTCGGCCTCACCGTCGCCGTGCTCGGCCTGCTCATCGCCACCCGGCCGGGCCACCGCGGGCTCGGCCTGGTCACCGCGGTGGCCGGGCTGGCGGCCGCGCTGCTCACCGTGTTCGTGCTGATCCCCCAGTTCAGCGTGGACGGCGCCTACCGCTACCTCGGCGCCGGCGGCCTGGCGCCGACCATGGAGGTCCACCGCGGCGAGCTGTTCGACCCGCGCAAGCTGGAACTGGTGGGCCTGCTGCTCGCGCCCACCCTGTTCCTCGCGCTGCGCTCACCCCTGGTCCTGCTCGCCCTGCCCACGCTGGCCTGGCGGCTGGTCGGCAGGAACGAGTCGTACTGGCTGCCGGACTTCCACTACGACGCGGTCCTGATGCCCATCCTGTTCCTCGCCCTCCTCGACGCGGTGGTCCGCCTGCGACCGGCCGTGCACCGGTGGCCTCAGCGGCGCTGGCTCAGCACCGCGGCCTCGGCCGTGCTGCTGGCCACCGCGCTCGTGCTGGCCTCGCGGTTCCCGCTGCGCGAGCTGCTGACACCCGGGTTCGGCGCGCAGACCGCGGAGACCGCCGCGGCCCACCGGTTGCTGGACCTCATCCCGGACGGGGTGTCGGTCGCGACGGAGAACAACCTCATGCCGCAGCTGGCCGGGCGGACCCGGGTGTGCCCGATCGAGCCCGAGCACCGTCCAGAGTGGACACTCGCGGAGGTGGGCAGGCAGGACGAGCTGGCGGCGGACATCGCCAATGCGCGATCGGTGCGCTACGACGGCAGGTTCATGCTGATCCAGCACCGGCTCTGA
- a CDS encoding aldose 1-epimerase family protein, with protein sequence MTRVFSRRTALTAAAAVAATAAVAPASAASASTGGLQPMTEPLLPTGRQHRISSGKQSLVVAEVGAELRSWVVDGREVLVTHPPDSMGDSHLGKILLPWVDRIDGGKYTFGGTAYETPISEHWNNCAIHGLLSFSPWSPLRCERDRLVLGCVLYPQYGYPFTLRFQVEYLLSRTGLRVTLTAVNAGAKPAPLSSGYHPYFRVDPTIDPATLTLAAETRLVMNDRMIPTGRAPVAGTPFDFRTPKVIGPAKLDACYTGLLRPTADSAVARLRAPDGHEVELWVDDSHRYLLVYSDDYAQGRPARGGIAIEPVTSAPNAFNSGDGLIVLEPGRSHTGFWGVRTNSL encoded by the coding sequence ATGACCCGAGTTTTCTCCCGCCGCACCGCACTCACCGCCGCAGCCGCGGTGGCGGCCACGGCCGCGGTCGCCCCGGCCAGCGCCGCCTCCGCGTCAACCGGAGGGCTCCAGCCCATGACGGAACCCTTGCTGCCCACCGGCCGGCAGCACCGGATCTCCTCGGGCAAGCAGAGCCTGGTCGTGGCGGAGGTGGGCGCGGAGCTGCGGTCGTGGGTGGTGGACGGCCGCGAGGTGCTGGTGACCCATCCGCCGGACTCCATGGGGGACAGCCACCTCGGCAAGATCCTGCTGCCCTGGGTGGACCGGATCGACGGTGGCAAGTACACCTTCGGCGGCACCGCCTACGAGACGCCGATCAGCGAGCACTGGAACAACTGCGCGATCCACGGTCTGCTCAGCTTCTCGCCGTGGAGCCCGCTCCGCTGCGAGCGCGACCGGCTGGTGCTGGGCTGTGTGCTCTACCCGCAGTACGGCTACCCGTTCACGCTGCGCTTCCAGGTCGAGTACCTGCTCAGCCGCACCGGCCTGCGGGTCACCCTCACCGCGGTCAACGCCGGGGCCAAGCCCGCGCCGTTGAGCAGCGGCTACCACCCGTACTTCCGCGTCGACCCCACCATCGACCCGGCCACACTGACCCTGGCCGCGGAGACCAGGCTGGTCATGAACGACCGGATGATCCCCACCGGCCGCGCGCCGGTGGCCGGCACGCCGTTCGACTTCCGCACGCCCAAGGTGATCGGCCCCGCCAAGCTCGACGCCTGCTACACCGGCCTGCTGCGGCCCACCGCGGACAGCGCGGTGGCGCGGCTGCGAGCGCCGGACGGGCACGAGGTGGAGCTGTGGGTGGACGACTCGCACCGGTACCTGCTGGTCTACTCCGACGACTACGCCCAGGGCCGTCCCGCGCGCGGCGGCATCGCCATCGAACCGGTCACCTCCGCGCCGAACGCGTTCAACAGCGGCGACGGGCTGATCGTGCTCGAACCGGGCCGGTCCCACACCGGTTTCTGGGGCGTGCGCACCAACTCGCTCTGA
- a CDS encoding FAD-binding oxidoreductase, which yields MRRRSFLTAAGLATLSTLTGMSTMDIQWIRPGDAGYAEAKLGYFPIYDHQRPSAIAKVTSVADVQRCVETARQTGSRIAARCGGHSYPGYSTADGAIVVDVRGLNRIQLHPDGTVDVDAGVLLMDLYLALAAAGRMLPAGTCPTVGIAGLTLGGGIGMTGRQFGLTCDRLTKLEIVTPDGVHRTVSPAQHPDLFWALRGGGGGNFGIVTRFTFRTEPARELTTFSLKFAPAALPALLHAWPQWQASAPWAMTTSFGVSGGPASSPSLNGCFVGSPQECKPLVDDLIRRIGSPPTSRRETPKTYLAAMEEYAWCSTADNSCKPGWGGGTGGQKRGEYVATSRMLFRPVADPEALAAVFRNTPNSYNMIDSVGGAIAKGPASAYPHRQAIASIQVECFLTDGEAAARRAMGAARDELGRMYGEHGYVNYLDPRMPNWQRAYYGGNLSRLQSVARRYDPDRVFAFPQGLA from the coding sequence TTGCGCCGCAGGTCATTTCTCACCGCAGCAGGCCTGGCCACGCTGTCCACCCTCACCGGTATGTCCACAATGGACATTCAGTGGATCAGGCCGGGCGACGCGGGCTACGCCGAGGCGAAGCTCGGCTACTTCCCGATCTACGACCACCAGCGCCCCAGCGCGATCGCCAAGGTCACCTCGGTGGCCGACGTGCAGCGGTGCGTCGAGACGGCGCGGCAGACCGGCAGCCGCATCGCCGCCAGGTGCGGCGGGCACAGCTATCCCGGCTACTCCACCGCCGACGGCGCGATCGTCGTGGACGTCCGCGGCCTCAACCGGATCCAGCTGCACCCCGACGGCACCGTCGACGTGGACGCCGGGGTGCTCCTGATGGACCTCTACCTGGCGCTGGCCGCGGCCGGGCGGATGCTGCCGGCCGGCACCTGCCCGACGGTGGGCATCGCCGGGCTGACCCTCGGCGGCGGCATCGGCATGACCGGGCGGCAGTTCGGCCTCACCTGCGACCGGCTGACCAAGCTGGAGATCGTGACCCCGGACGGCGTGCACCGCACCGTGAGCCCGGCCCAGCACCCCGACCTGTTCTGGGCGCTGCGCGGCGGGGGCGGCGGCAACTTCGGCATCGTCACCCGGTTCACCTTCCGCACCGAGCCCGCACGTGAGCTGACCACCTTCAGCCTCAAGTTCGCCCCCGCGGCGCTGCCCGCGCTGCTGCACGCCTGGCCGCAGTGGCAGGCGAGCGCGCCGTGGGCGATGACCACCAGCTTCGGCGTCAGCGGCGGCCCGGCCTCCTCGCCCAGCCTCAACGGGTGTTTCGTGGGCTCCCCGCAGGAGTGCAAGCCGCTGGTCGACGACCTGATCCGCCGGATCGGCTCCCCGCCGACGAGCAGGCGGGAGACACCGAAGACCTACCTGGCCGCGATGGAGGAGTACGCCTGGTGCTCCACCGCGGACAACTCCTGCAAGCCGGGCTGGGGCGGCGGCACCGGCGGGCAGAAGCGCGGTGAGTACGTGGCGACCTCCCGCATGCTGTTCCGCCCGGTCGCCGATCCGGAGGCGCTGGCCGCGGTCTTCCGGAACACCCCGAACTCCTACAACATGATCGACTCAGTCGGCGGCGCCATCGCCAAGGGCCCCGCCTCGGCCTACCCGCACCGCCAGGCGATCGCCAGCATCCAGGTCGAGTGCTTCCTCACCGACGGCGAAGCGGCCGCGCGCCGGGCGATGGGCGCCGCGCGCGACGAGCTGGGCCGGATGTACGGCGAGCACGGCTACGTCAACTACCTCGACCCGCGGATGCCGAACTGGCAGCGCGCCTACTACGGCGGCAACCTGTCCCGGCTCCAGTCGGTGGCGCGCCGGTACGACCCGGACCGGGTGTTCGCCTTCCCCCAGGGGCTGGCCTGA
- a CDS encoding VOC family protein: MGAVAPGTPGWIDVRSPDLARTRSFYMGLFDWSARVASEESGGYTVFTKGGKAVAGAGQLLAPGQRTAWRTFVLVADAEATTARVEPAGGQVLFPAGDLADTGRIGVFTDRAGAEVGVWEPGEMPGCELFNESGTLCWNELTTGDSDGSKAFYGEVFGWEARDRRLGDVEYSQWRFEGRTVAGMRPGHPEVTTPHWMAYFAVRDCDESADRAEQLGGRVTGPPTDTVLGRSAVLTDPHGAVFTIITM, translated from the coding sequence ATGGGCGCAGTGGCACCGGGCACCCCGGGCTGGATCGACGTGCGGTCCCCGGACCTCGCCCGGACCCGGTCCTTCTACATGGGCCTGTTCGACTGGTCCGCCAGGGTGGCGTCCGAGGAGTCCGGCGGCTACACCGTGTTCACCAAGGGCGGCAAGGCGGTCGCCGGGGCCGGTCAGCTGCTGGCTCCCGGCCAGCGCACGGCCTGGCGCACCTTCGTGCTGGTCGCCGACGCCGAGGCCACCACTGCCAGGGTCGAGCCCGCCGGGGGACAGGTGCTCTTCCCGGCCGGTGACCTGGCTGACACCGGGCGGATCGGCGTGTTCACCGACCGGGCCGGGGCCGAGGTCGGGGTGTGGGAACCGGGGGAGATGCCCGGCTGCGAGCTGTTCAACGAGTCCGGCACGCTCTGCTGGAACGAGCTGACCACCGGCGACTCGGACGGTTCCAAGGCCTTCTACGGCGAGGTGTTCGGCTGGGAGGCCAGGGACCGGCGGCTCGGGGACGTCGAGTACTCGCAGTGGCGGTTCGAGGGCCGCACGGTGGCCGGTATGCGGCCCGGCCACCCCGAGGTCACCACGCCGCACTGGATGGCCTACTTCGCCGTGCGCGACTGCGACGAGTCCGCCGACCGCGCCGAGCAGCTCGGCGGCCGGGTCACCGGGCCGCCGACGGACACCGTGCTCGGGCGCTCCGCGGTGCTCACCGACCCGCACGGCGCGGTGTTCACCATCATCACCATGTGA
- a CDS encoding Lrp/AsnC family transcriptional regulator: MTLDDLDRALVHALHIDGRVPFNQVAAVLGTSAQTVARRYRKLRAGGVLRVVGMTDARRLGQVEWFLRLRCTPDAALAVARALARRPDTSWVQLTSGGTEIACVIRAPGQQAPEALLLQQLPRTPRIVSVSAHCLLRSFVGGPVGWHGRANVLTKAQIDQLTPVLDPAPSEVDTHGDEGLLTALQQDGRATFAELAATTGLSEPTVRRRVGQLRGSGTLYLDIDLDATALGYHAEAVLWLSVRPARLVGVAQALARHPEVALVAITTGPANLLAKAVCRDVDALYTYLTERVGTIEAIEHLETAPVISTLKRAATAATLTQQTADAVRGRPRLPGHAG, encoded by the coding sequence GTGACACTCGACGACCTGGACCGCGCACTGGTCCACGCGCTGCACATCGACGGCCGGGTCCCGTTCAACCAGGTCGCGGCGGTGCTGGGCACCTCCGCGCAGACCGTGGCCAGGCGGTACCGCAAGCTGCGCGCGGGCGGGGTGCTCCGGGTGGTCGGCATGACCGACGCCCGCCGCCTCGGTCAGGTGGAGTGGTTCCTGCGGCTGCGTTGCACCCCGGACGCGGCGCTGGCGGTGGCGCGGGCGCTGGCGCGGCGGCCGGACACCTCGTGGGTGCAGCTCACCTCGGGCGGCACCGAGATCGCCTGCGTGATCCGCGCGCCGGGCCAGCAGGCGCCGGAAGCCCTGCTGCTGCAACAGCTTCCGCGGACACCCAGGATCGTGTCGGTGTCCGCGCACTGCCTGCTGCGCTCCTTCGTCGGCGGGCCGGTGGGCTGGCACGGCCGCGCGAACGTGCTCACCAAGGCGCAGATCGACCAGCTGACCCCGGTCCTCGATCCCGCTCCGTCCGAAGTGGACACACACGGCGACGAGGGCCTGCTGACCGCGCTGCAACAGGACGGCCGCGCCACCTTCGCCGAGCTGGCCGCGACCACCGGCCTGTCCGAGCCGACCGTGCGCCGCCGGGTCGGCCAGCTGCGCGGCAGCGGCACCCTCTACCTGGACATCGACCTGGACGCCACCGCGCTCGGGTACCACGCCGAGGCGGTCCTGTGGCTGTCCGTGCGCCCCGCGCGGCTGGTGGGCGTCGCGCAGGCCCTGGCGCGGCACCCGGAGGTCGCGCTGGTGGCGATCACCACCGGACCGGCCAACCTGCTCGCCAAGGCCGTGTGCCGGGACGTCGACGCGCTCTACACCTACCTGACCGAACGAGTCGGCACGATCGAGGCGATCGAACACCTGGAGACCGCCCCGGTGATCAGCACCCTGAAACGCGCCGCGACCGCCGCCACGCTCACCCAGCAAACAGCGGACGCGGTTCGGGGACGGCCGCGACTACCGGGCCATGCTGGATGA
- a CDS encoding MFS transporter — translation MDSQNYRWRWPALAALLLAEAMNLLDSTVIPVAAPAIRADLAVSETGLQWLTAGYTLPFALLLITGGRLGDIFGRRRVFAAGVLVFVLSSALCAVAPNVAVLLAARAVQGASAAVIIPQTFGLIRAMFTGAEVAKALGTIGPVMALSALCGPVAGGLLTEADLFGLGWRPVFLVNVPLGLAVLAAAPLIREDRSPARPRLDVSGTLLASLGIGLLVYPLVAGDGTGWTWLSLALGLATLAGFGWHQRGRTDSLVEPGLFRGKVFPASLAGSLLFFAVFNGLLFVLVLHLQLRMGQTPSSAALTLLPWSAGLAAGSWVAGAVLVPRFGPKVMRAGLGLVLVGLAGIAVSVTVLPLLVTGLGLGLFTVPFFGNALAGVAPHETGSAAGLLNAVQQLGATVGVALLGTVSFRFGAFGAVLVAIALIAAVLALTVAMIPARDYQGRQQGTPLTRS, via the coding sequence ATGGACAGTCAGAACTACCGCTGGCGGTGGCCCGCGCTGGCCGCGCTGCTGCTCGCCGAGGCGATGAACCTGCTCGACAGCACGGTGATCCCGGTCGCCGCGCCCGCGATCCGCGCGGACCTCGCGGTGAGCGAGACCGGGTTGCAGTGGCTCACCGCCGGTTACACGCTCCCGTTCGCCCTGCTGCTGATCACCGGTGGCCGGCTCGGCGACATCTTCGGCCGCAGGCGGGTCTTCGCCGCGGGCGTGCTGGTCTTCGTGCTCAGCTCCGCGCTGTGCGCGGTCGCGCCGAATGTCGCGGTGCTGCTCGCGGCCAGGGCGGTGCAGGGCGCGAGCGCCGCGGTGATCATCCCGCAGACCTTCGGCCTGATCCGGGCGATGTTCACCGGCGCCGAGGTGGCCAAGGCACTGGGCACGATCGGCCCGGTGATGGCCCTGTCCGCGCTGTGCGGACCGGTGGCCGGCGGCCTGCTCACCGAGGCGGACCTGTTCGGCCTCGGCTGGCGGCCGGTGTTCCTGGTCAACGTTCCGCTCGGCCTGGCCGTGCTGGCCGCCGCACCGCTGATCCGGGAGGACCGCTCCCCCGCCCGGCCGCGGCTGGACGTGAGCGGGACCCTGTTGGCCTCGCTCGGGATCGGACTGCTGGTGTATCCGCTGGTGGCGGGCGACGGCACCGGGTGGACCTGGCTGAGCCTGGCGCTCGGACTGGCCACGCTGGCCGGGTTCGGGTGGCACCAGCGCGGCCGGACCGACTCGCTGGTCGAGCCAGGATTGTTCCGCGGCAAGGTGTTCCCCGCCTCGCTGGCCGGTTCGCTGTTGTTCTTCGCGGTGTTCAACGGCCTGTTGTTCGTGCTCGTGCTGCACCTCCAGCTGCGCATGGGCCAGACCCCCTCCAGCGCGGCGCTGACCCTGTTGCCGTGGTCGGCCGGGCTCGCGGCCGGCTCGTGGGTCGCGGGCGCGGTGCTGGTGCCGCGGTTCGGGCCGAAGGTGATGCGCGCCGGGCTCGGCCTGGTGCTGGTCGGCCTTGCCGGGATCGCGGTGTCGGTCACCGTGCTGCCGCTGCTGGTCACCGGGCTCGGCCTTGGCCTGTTCACGGTGCCGTTCTTCGGCAACGCGCTGGCCGGGGTCGCCCCGCACGAGACCGGCTCGGCCGCCGGGCTGCTGAACGCGGTGCAGCAGCTCGGCGCGACCGTCGGGGTCGCCCTGCTGGGCACGGTGTCCTTCCGGTTCGGCGCCTTCGGGGCCGTGCTGGTCGCGATCGCGCTGATCGCCGCCGTGCTGGCCCTCACCGTCGCGATGATCCCGGCACGCGACTACCAGGGACGCCAGCAGGGCACGCCGCTCACCCGGTCGTAG
- the ilvA gene encoding threonine ammonia-lyase IlvA has product MSFVDEVSSAAARLANVARSTPLEVNQRLSERTGARVWFKREDLQVGRSYKLRGAYNLLAQTELTAAGAVCASAGNHGQGVAYACRRLGIEGQVHVPRTTPRQKRDRIAALGQGRVRLVVDGDTYDDAAALAQEHAAATGAVLVPAFDDRRTIAGQGTVGMEIVRQLGGAPDVVVVPVGGGGLLAGVGAWLRAHCPETRVVGVEPLGAASMTAALASGGPVTLPEVDSFVDGAAVRRVGEVSFPMVRDCGAELVTVAEGAVCTEMLDLYQVDGIIAEPAGALASAALCSEVAIGPDETVVCLLSGGNNDVSRYAEVVERSLVHRGLKHYFLVEFPQEPGALRRFLDGVLGPDDDIVLFEYQKRDNRETGAALVGIEISRAEDYDRLWGRMKESPLRIQHVAPGSTAYRFLV; this is encoded by the coding sequence ATGTCCTTCGTTGATGAGGTTTCCTCGGCCGCCGCGCGACTGGCGAACGTCGCGCGCAGCACGCCGCTGGAGGTCAACCAGCGGCTGTCCGAGCGGACCGGCGCGCGGGTGTGGTTCAAGCGGGAGGACTTGCAGGTCGGCCGCTCCTACAAGCTGCGCGGGGCGTACAACCTGTTGGCCCAGACCGAGCTCACCGCGGCGGGGGCGGTGTGCGCCTCGGCAGGCAACCACGGGCAGGGCGTGGCGTACGCCTGCCGGCGGCTGGGCATCGAGGGGCAGGTGCACGTGCCGCGGACCACACCGCGGCAGAAGCGGGACCGCATCGCCGCGCTCGGGCAGGGCCGGGTGCGGCTGGTCGTGGACGGGGACACCTACGACGACGCGGCCGCGCTGGCCCAGGAACACGCGGCGGCCACCGGCGCGGTGCTGGTGCCTGCTTTCGACGACCGGCGGACCATCGCGGGGCAGGGCACCGTGGGCATGGAGATCGTGCGGCAGCTGGGTGGCGCGCCGGATGTGGTGGTGGTGCCGGTCGGTGGCGGCGGGCTGCTCGCGGGAGTGGGGGCCTGGCTGCGGGCGCACTGCCCGGAGACCAGGGTGGTCGGGGTCGAGCCCTTGGGTGCGGCCAGCATGACGGCGGCGCTGGCCAGTGGCGGGCCGGTGACGCTGCCGGAGGTGGACTCCTTCGTCGACGGCGCGGCGGTGCGCCGGGTGGGCGAGGTGAGCTTCCCGATGGTCCGGGACTGCGGCGCGGAGCTGGTGACGGTGGCCGAGGGCGCGGTGTGCACCGAGATGCTGGACCTCTACCAGGTGGACGGCATCATCGCCGAGCCCGCCGGGGCGCTGGCCTCCGCCGCGTTGTGCAGCGAGGTGGCGATCGGCCCCGACGAGACGGTGGTGTGCCTGCTCTCCGGTGGCAACAACGATGTCAGCCGCTACGCCGAGGTGGTGGAGCGCTCGCTGGTGCACCGCGGCCTCAAGCACTACTTCCTGGTGGAGTTCCCGCAGGAACCCGGTGCGCTGCGCCGTTTCCTGGACGGCGTGCTGGGGCCCGACGACGACATCGTGCTCTTCGAGTACCAGAAGCGGGACAACCGGGAGACCGGGGCCGCGCTGGTCGGCATCGAGATCAGCCGCGCCGAGGACTACGACCGGCTGTGGGGCCGGATGAAGGAGTCCCCGCTGCGGATCCAGCACGTCGCGCCGGGCAGCACGGCCTACCGGTTCCTGGTCTAG
- a CDS encoding condensation domain-containing protein, whose translation MSAEFRSGPLSWAQQYHWLEQQLDPSERFLSLSLSLYQHVPVPEGLDRAAVLAALRELVTRHEVLRSLFPSAEPVQRVCAPDVPPVLESTVDGDRTAIAAELTGDEFDLDTSWPCQAVLFGPAAHPSGVVLALHHIAVDGWGAQLAATELAELLAAAAAGRPAELAEPRWHPLDQAERERTGNQKSAQRVHEHWLELIASIPANTLAPFCGGIPAGHSHLVTLRSASLATALRTLAEQHRVSPATVLTAALARLVAARTGEHRVTMDTVVANRFDQATEHSVGCYALLGQVVLEADPAQDLPALFRPAYSASLRAYKHGNYDSIALLAAEARATFDRGVSARAPLEVNYHPYHEDDEAEVPAADELTEQTVPEPAEQLYLNIHPGKQVVEISLRAADHLLTLAESSQLLHALAEDVRAAAGLTPPRAPEPAPPVQPGWTRAGRDWVNTEATAEALLAVPGVLAAEAHVAGEQLVAEVLTTDPELDPADLHGHLMAELLVNPLAAAPRRYRLRLAGEHTPGWRELPVTKDGDGRRSPAGRELTPEEAILTKVLEARYPDRTFDLANCFAGNGGNLADAPALAEQLRAAGLEVSTAQFLLPLPLNAIGPG comes from the coding sequence TTGAGTGCCGAATTCCGGTCGGGGCCGCTGAGCTGGGCCCAGCAGTACCACTGGCTTGAGCAGCAACTCGATCCGAGTGAGCGGTTCCTGTCATTGTCCCTTTCGTTGTACCAGCACGTTCCGGTGCCCGAGGGGCTGGACCGGGCGGCGGTGCTGGCGGCATTGCGTGAACTGGTCACCAGGCACGAGGTGCTGCGCAGCCTGTTCCCCAGCGCCGAGCCGGTGCAGCGGGTGTGCGCGCCGGACGTGCCGCCCGTGCTGGAGTCCACTGTGGACGGTGACAGGACGGCCATCGCGGCCGAGCTGACCGGTGATGAGTTCGACCTGGACACCTCCTGGCCGTGCCAGGCCGTGCTGTTCGGCCCGGCGGCGCACCCGAGTGGTGTGGTGCTGGCCCTGCACCACATCGCGGTGGACGGCTGGGGGGCGCAGCTGGCCGCCACCGAGCTGGCCGAGCTGCTGGCCGCCGCCGCGGCGGGCCGCCCGGCCGAGCTGGCCGAACCGCGCTGGCACCCGCTGGACCAGGCCGAACGCGAGAGGACCGGCAATCAGAAGAGCGCACAGCGGGTGCATGAGCACTGGCTGGAGCTGATCGCCTCGATCCCGGCCAACACCCTCGCCCCGTTCTGCGGCGGGATTCCGGCCGGCCACAGCCACCTGGTCACCCTGCGCTCGGCCTCGCTGGCCACCGCGCTGCGCACGCTCGCCGAGCAGCACCGGGTGAGCCCGGCGACCGTGCTGACCGCGGCACTGGCCCGCCTGGTCGCGGCCCGCACCGGCGAGCACCGGGTGACCATGGACACCGTGGTGGCCAACCGGTTCGACCAGGCGACCGAGCACAGCGTCGGCTGCTACGCCCTGCTCGGCCAGGTGGTGCTGGAGGCCGACCCGGCGCAGGACCTGCCCGCGCTGTTCCGGCCCGCCTACTCGGCCAGCCTGCGCGCCTACAAGCACGGCAACTACGACTCGATCGCGCTGCTGGCCGCGGAAGCCCGCGCGACCTTCGACCGGGGCGTCTCGGCGCGCGCGCCGCTGGAGGTCAACTACCACCCGTACCACGAGGACGACGAGGCCGAGGTGCCCGCGGCGGACGAGCTGACCGAGCAGACGGTGCCCGAGCCGGCCGAACAGCTCTACCTGAACATCCACCCCGGCAAGCAGGTCGTGGAGATCTCGCTGCGCGCGGCCGACCACCTGCTCACCCTGGCCGAGTCCAGCCAGCTGCTGCACGCGCTGGCCGAGGACGTCCGCGCCGCCGCCGGCCTGACCCCGCCGCGCGCGCCCGAACCCGCGCCGCCCGTCCAGCCCGGCTGGACCAGGGCGGGCCGGGACTGGGTCAACACCGAGGCCACCGCGGAGGCCCTGCTGGCCGTGCCCGGCGTGCTGGCCGCCGAGGCGCACGTGGCGGGGGAGCAGCTCGTCGCGGAGGTGCTGACCACCGACCCCGAGCTGGACCCGGCCGACCTGCACGGCCACCTGATGGCCGAGCTCCTGGTCAACCCGCTGGCCGCGGCCCCGCGCCGCTACCGGCTGCGGCTGGCCGGGGAACACACCCCCGGCTGGCGCGAGCTGCCGGTGACCAAGGACGGCGACGGCCGCCGCAGCCCCGCCGGTCGCGAGCTGACCCCGGAGGAGGCCATCCTGACCAAGGTCCTGGAGGCTCGGTACCCGGACCGTACCTTCGACCTGGCGAACTGCTTCGCCGGCAACGGCGGCAACCTGGCCGACGCGCCCGCCCTGGCCGAACAGCTGCGCGCGGCCGGACTTGAGGTCTCCACCGCCCAGTTCCTGCTGCCGCTACCGCTGAACGCGATCGGACCGGGCTAG